The Brassica napus cultivar Da-Ae chromosome C7, Da-Ae, whole genome shotgun sequence genomic interval TTTTGATTCATAAATGGTGGGTTTGGTACGAAAATTTTTTCTAAATGTAGtatgtatgtgtttgttttgggtttgatagctaattataattatttaataataaataattacacAAAATTTATCAATAATGAGTAAAAATAATCAACCGTGTTTTAACTTATACGgacggaaaaaaaaacttaggcgGTGAACGCGGGGTTAGGCGAGAATTAGGCGGTCAACGCGAAAATTAGGCGGTCTTACGCGGATCAATGCGGATCAACGCTGGCTACACCGATTTGAGCATAATCGCCGCGGTCAACTTCTGAACAGCGCCCAGACGGCTAAACGGCCGCGTTTTCGAACATGGCTATTTAGTATATACCTTCAATAGCGGTGACCTACACATTTCTTCACACTTATTAGTTCAACAAACTTTATCTCGGTCCGTCAGTATATGTTTCAAATACACAACTACGCAGTTCACACAGCAAAAAACTCAGGgcttattttctataaaaaaaaaaatataacaccAGCCaatcaatttctttttttcaaaaaaaaaactacgcaGTTCACACGGACAAtacaaatcaaatatttaacatttatagCAAAGAAATACAAATCATATACTATACCATATACGTGAATAGAAGTAGGCCCTCACATTCAATGTCCACAAGTTGTTCATAAAAGAGTAGTCTCGAAATTATTGGGTCAAAAGAAGGGTGTAATAGTAAATTACACGTACCCGGCCAATGTTAGCCACCAATGGGATAAAAGTCATCGGCGTCTCGTAGGTGTCAATCTCAGCTGGAGAAAACCATTAAAAGCTTTCGCTGGGGCAGTTGCATCTTCCCTCTCTACTTCAACTTTTATTtatccatttttatataatcaaaagtttgattttaatgaataataaagatatttgtttatgaaaaaaaaagaacgaaaatGTTTTAGGATAGAACTAAAATGTTGTTATAGTAGTATATTCGCTAATTATTatcttaatatatttaataaaccaTTATGTGAaagcatatttttatttgattagtgAATGTTTTTTAAAGGCATGTGTATCAGCTtgtaatcccttatatattatttgtgaaacattacaactttttttatagccacgtgtcatcgttatgatgattcttataattattagagaaatatgttggtccatctaattatataataagttttttattaaactaaccataaattcattattaatgtcatttattatttccttaaataaagattacgaaattacctaatgtggctaaagtatatatgacaattaatgattttgaataataaatatctgataaaaaaaataatgtatcttctatcaaatttgattaattttaaactattaaaataattttaaaaaatcacaataaccatattataaaaatttagatttttttgtatatgttatattttgaattttaaaaaacgactataaattactaaaactgttaaaagtctcacattcaaattttgcgatccatggtttaaaatttttgttatgacaaaatacaaatgattacaaaatcatatgaataaaagtctaatttaatgaatcattaagatttaaaatatatatgtatatatatcattctaaattaaactataaaccatattgaataaatcaatattttaattttaaaatttactttgaataattttttttgataaaagttaactaacattgataaattttttaaattataaattactaaaattattaatctcacaatgaaaattttgttatcagtaatttaaagtttttgctattaaagatacacatgatcaaaaaaacatatgagtagaaagcatcatttaatagacattaatattaaaaatatactatatatattaatatcatttaaatttaattacatatcctatcaaattttttaaaaaattgtttggattaataaaaatgatttatacgttcgcacctatttaattatatatgtaatagttactgacttttagttattcaatatatatttattatttcataatataaaagaatatataatacataaaataatttatttatatatatatataatttatatatatatatataatgtttatccaaTGCGCAGATATTAATCTACTCTATCTTATTACAATGGAAACATAAGTTTCTAACTGTTAGCCTACAATCCTTTTTTCCGTCAACTATCCATAGTCCATACAATAAAATACACCTACAATcgttattacatatataatattgagAAATTCTTGGATTCACCCCCTACGGTGAACttctagattcaccaaccaatagtgtttgagtaattgatatttgatatcttttaaaaaaaggaaacaaaattgaatttccaaataagactatatttttaaaataaaacaataaaaatacataaaaatagttacaaaaaaaaaacaaatattgttaaaccgttagcaaaatattaaatcctataccctaaatcctaaactccaaaccctaaattataaaccttaaatcttggataaaccgtaaaccattggaaaatcttaaaccctaaatcatacattaaaaactaaatcttaataacactaaaccctaaaccctaatcactaaactctaaatccttggataaaccctgaacccttggataaatcataaactctaggatttaaatcataaatattttaaaattaaatcctagagtttatgatttatccaagggttcagggtttatccacgggtttagggtttagtgattagggtttagggtttagtgttattaagatttagtttttaatgtatgatttagggtttaagattttccaacggtttagagtttatccaagatttaaggtttaacgtttagggtttagggtttagtatttagggtatagggtttagtattttgctgaagatttaacaatattaatttatttattttttgtaactatttttatgtatttttattattttattttaaaaaatataatctaatttggatatttaatttaattttcttttttaaaagatatcaaatatctaatactcaaacactattggttggtgaatctagaggttcatATCATAGGGGGTGAATCCAAGAATttctatataatatttcttaGGTAGTGTAAATGTTTCCTTGCATGCTCATGACCAATCCCACAAATTTGAAACAGAGAATACTTCATAAACCCATAAGCTTatgatgttttcttttaaaaaaaataatgttttagaaaaaaacatagtgtaattttacataaaaaggAAACAAGCCTAATTTAAGCTTCAACTTGCTAGAAATATTCTTTGTGTatattgtataaaaatattattttattccttAAATATTTCCCATTTCCCTAACTACATCCAAGTCTCTCTCCAAAAAAAAGTTTCCCTTAAATTCTCTGAACTCCTCCAACTTTTCAGGCCATTCTCCTCTCTCACACAGAACAAAAACTTACATTTCACAATTCTCTTCTTTACAAATATCCTCCGCTCTCTTAACTATCACCAAAAGCTCAAACATTTCGTCGTTCTCACCATGACCGATAACCAAGACCAACCTCACCGTCCTGTCCCGGTCCATGTCACAAACGCCGACCAAAACCCAAACAACCTCCCGAACTTTCTCTTATCCGTTCGTCTCAAATACGTCAAACTCGGTTACCATTACCTAATCTCCAACGCTCTCTACATCCTCCTCCTCCCTCTCCTCGCCGCCACAATCGCCAACCTCTCCTCTTTCTCCCTCAACGACCTAACTATCCTCTACAACCACCTCCGTTTCCATTTCCTCTCCGCCACCCTCGCCACTGCACTTTTAATCGCTCTCTCTACAGCTTATTTCACCACTCGTCCTCGCCGTGTCTTCCTCCTCGACTTCTCATGTTACAAACCAGACCCTTCTCTGATCTGCACTCGAGAAACATTCATGGACCGTTCTCAACGTGTAGGTATCTTCACGGAAGATAATCTCGCTTTCCAACAAAAGATCCTAGAGAGATCCGGTCTTGGTCAGAAAACGTACTTCCCCGAAGCTCTTCTTCGTGTTCCTCCAAATCCTTGCATGGAGGAAGCAAGAAAAGAAGCCGAGACGGTTATGTTCGGAGCTATCGACGCTGTTCTTGAGAAAACCGGTATTAAACCGAAGGATATTGGGATTCTTGTGGTGAATTGTAGTTTGTTTAATCCGACTCCGTCACTTTCTGCGATGATCGTGAATAAGTATAAGCTTAGAGGGAATATTTTGAGCTATAATCTCGGTGGAATGGGTTGTAGTGCTGGTCTTATCTCCATCGATCTCGCTAAACAGCTTCTTCAGGTATATTATTATACTCTTTAATTTGTCTgataataattattatgttttaatcaTTCTGGTTGGTTTAGTCCGGTTTAGTGATTTTGACTATTTGTTATGAGGCATCGTGATTCATGGCAAAATAAAATCTAGGACTCTTTCTTATTCAACGTTCACATGTTTGAAAATGCTAACGACAGCTCagtaattttaaaagttactgATTATCTCCGGCTGGGTCTCACTTAATACGCATTTAATACAATTGACAGGTAGATAATTTCTTCAATTAAATTCGCTTTCACATCCTTGTTACGTGTTATAACATGCAAGTGTggctaatttattttaaatcgaATCATTTGTTATACTGCTACTTTAATTATATTGATGCAACTTTTAGTAATATGATTGTATGAAACCATTAAGTTGAAAATGTCACGTGTCTATGAAAACTCTGACAGTGACGGGCCTTTGAGTCTTTGGGTTAGGTGGGTAGGTGGTAGTTGTGAAAATGGATAAACAATAACTACTACGAACACAACAGTGCATATCTTATTCAACGTTCACACAACAGTGCATATCTTATGAGTTTAGAACGGGttctaataaaataactaataagAGAATGATTAATGAGATATTTTTAGAGTGAGTTTCTGATAGAAACCActtcttaacttttaattaaaaaatctaagaaccggttcttagttattttagttaaaagttaagagacggtttcttatattccgctaaaaaccTCCGCTTTAAGAACAACATTATTGCAGTCCTTAGTTTGGTTCTTAAGAGGAGGAGACCCACAAAAACATCAGAACCGAGGGAGAAAGTCTCTAACTAAGAGACATTTTGGTTTGGTCCCTGTATTGTTCGTGGGCCCCACTGAAACGTGGCGGTACacgattgatttgtttttaaatattttttttttaaatcggattaaaaaaaagtttaaggaCCAATTATTAAGGACTCGGCAATAATGATGCTTTAAGAACCCCCATTAGTTATGCTCTAATGCGTAACTATTTACAATTACTTGTTATAGAcgtatttatttaaatagtaGTGTAATcattcatatataataatacACATTTGAGAAACCAACGTGGTAGCACATGCTTGCAAGTTTTCTAAATCTCCAAGCTGGTTGGCAAATTGAATCAAAGTTCTTAAATGAGTGACAACAATGTTAGGTGCATACATACACATCTGGCAATTCCAAACACTAAGACTTTCTATGTAGTAATATCACATGCACATttaagttgcaaaaaaaaaaaaaaatatatcacatGCACATCataactctttttcttttttttgcacATCATAACTTTGAAGAGCCATTGTTATAGATTTTCTTTTACATGCAAGAACGTTGGTATAGTTAAATTGTATACATGTGCTGAGTACTTATCGAATCGTGACAATAATGCAGGTCCAACCAAACTCATACGCACTAGTGGTGAGCACAGAGAACATAACTCAAAACTGGTACTTAGGCAATGACCGATCAATGCTTTTATCTAATTGCATCTTCCGTATGGGTGGAGCCGCCGTACTTCTCTCAAACCGTTCGTCCGATCGCAGGCGCTCAAAATATCAGCTCATCCATACCGTCCGTACACACAAAGGAGCTGACGACAACGCATTTGGCTGCGTTTACCAACGAGAAGACAACAACGCAGAAGAAACCGGCAAAGTCGGAGTCTCTCTTTCTAAAAACCTAATGGCAATAGCTGGAGAAGCACTCAAGACAAACATCACAACTCTCGGACCACTCGTCCTACCCATGTCCGAACAGCTTCTCTTTTTCGCAACCCTTGTGGCACGCAAAGTCTTCAAAGTCAAGAAGATAAAGCCTTACATTCCCGACTTCAAGCTAGCGTTCGAGCATTTCTGCATTCATGCTGGAGGTAGAGCCGTGCTTGACGAGATAGAGAAGAATTTGGATTTGTCCGAGTGGCATATGGAGCCATCGAGGATGACGTTGAACCGGTTTGGTAATACTTCGAGTAGCTCGCTTTGGTATGAACTTGCGTATAGTGAAGCTAAAGGGAGGATTAAGAGAGGAGACAGGACTTGGCAGATTGCTTTTGGATCGGGCTTTAAGTGTAACAGTGCGGTCTGGAAAGCTTTGAGAACAATTGATCCGGTTGAGAAGTCCAACCCATGGAGTGATGAGATTCATGAGTTTCCTGTTGCAGTTCCTAGGATCACTCCCGTTACATCGTCGTAgtgttcttttatttaattcTTTGGAAAACATATTTGTTATGTTTATCTTTCAATATTGTACTTTTGTGTGACTTATCTATTACATATCTGATTGCATTTTCTGTCTATTAGACCATGAGTAATGAGGGTGTTGAAACCTACTTTCAACAGTTGAATAGCAGCATGCAGTTTTATTGTTAATCTACATATATTCAACCGCGTTGGAAAGTTTCAGCcgttagaaatttttttttgcggtCCCGGACAGCCACGTGTCGCAACGTGAGTGGCTGAAACTGTTGGGCGCGTGTCTGCAAGCCCGCGGGCAgacacattttttaaaaaaatttaaatgctaTCTTTTGATTAGTTGTGcagatttcttttttattttattctcacCCAATAATTCATAcccatttattttataataaaactatttttacaaaaataaaaattatatcaaaattcaaaaaaaaaattatctataaatagagactaCTCTCATTTCGTTTGGATACAGAAAAACATCATTTTTCACTATAATCAACTATTTtagtgttttaattttttttttgttaaatggatcccaataataattttttcaacACCCAAAACTCttataattttccttttaacTTCCAAAATCCCAACAATTATCAATTTCAAAACCAAACTTCCAACCAGTCCcaaaatataccaaattatggtttttcACCAAATTTTTTCATGCCATCATCTGTTCTGAATTATCCTCCAAATTACGGATCAATGATGCAATATTTTTCTCAAACACCACCTCTTTCTTCTACTCCAACGGGTGATGAAAATGTTCCGAGAGCAACTGAATTTCCCGAAAAAATATGTATGTGCTTTAAgagttttaatgtatttttattttgtgtgctTTGTATCGtgtgtgtttaaaatttcttaataatatttgtttgtaTCGTATGTATTTAAAGTTTCCTAATTTTAgttgttttaataataataagtttcgtatttttgaaaataaaatttggtaaatatcttacttaaaaatatatgtttttaattttgattgtttttattaatacagattttggttttatttaaaaattaagctaagtataataattcaaaataaatattattaaaaattatgttattttagtttttaagttaGTTGTAAAAAGCAAAAATATGAATTAAGTGTTGTGGAGTAGGgtgttgaattttttaaaacaaactatTGAAGTAAGTGTTGAAAAAATGAGctggaagagaaagaaaaaatgatgtggaatgttaaaaagagaaaaataagtTGTTGAATATGGAGAGGGTGTCGAAACATCGTACATGGTCTTAGTCATATGCATCAGAATAACGTGTCAATCAACAATGACACGTGTTTGGGTCCTGGCGCCACGTGCCAGTGTACTTGAAGCCCGTTAAATTGTGTCTTTGTAAGAGAATCAAGAAAGACGATGGAGAAAAACGAAAATGTCGCAGAGTTGCGTTATGTCTTTGGTGTCTGCTAATGTTATGAGGTCTTTCTTCTTGTGCTCATCCAAGTCTAAACCATGTTCCACACGGCTAATCGCAGCATCGAAATCGGTTAAACGGGTCAGAAGGTTCATGTCCTTAACCTACTCCCTTCCCCGGTTTGATTTCGTTGGCCAAACCGGTCCACCTGaaattcaatttcctggtggaACTCCCTTGGAGGAAGAGTTACCTTCACGGCCGAGTAGAGGACCAGAGTGGGCCCCGTTAGAAGTCCCAGAACTTCCTAATATACCGGAGATAAACCCGTCGGAAACTCCTCCAGAAGTCACGACAGTTCCTAGCGATCCACCACCGGTTGGACCGCCGCTAAGTCCTGGCCCTGAGTTTCCGGTCCCACCGCTTCCGTCTCCACCGATGCCAGATACGCCAAATCCTCCAGCTCCGGAAAGACCTCCTGATGTGGTGCCTCCAAACTGGGAACCGCCTCGTCCACCGGATATAGTCCCACCAGAGATTCCACCGCCAGGAATAGACCCTCCACCGCCTATGGGCCCC includes:
- the LOC125589566 gene encoding 3-ketoacyl-CoA synthase 20-like, producing MTDNQDQPHRPVPVHVTNADQNPNNLPNFLLSVRLKYVKLGYHYLISNALYILLLPLLAATIANLSSFSLNDLTILYNHLRFHFLSATLATALLIALSTAYFTTRPRRVFLLDFSCYKPDPSLICTRETFMDRSQRVGIFTEDNLAFQQKILERSGLGQKTYFPEALLRVPPNPCMEEARKEAETVMFGAIDAVLEKTGIKPKDIGILVVNCSLFNPTPSLSAMIVNKYKLRGNILSYNLGGMGCSAGLISIDLAKQLLQVQPNSYALVVSTENITQNWYLGNDRSMLLSNCIFRMGGAAVLLSNRSSDRRRSKYQLIHTVRTHKGADDNAFGCVYQREDNNAEETGKVGVSLSKNLMAIAGEALKTNITTLGPLVLPMSEQLLFFATLVARKVFKVKKIKPYIPDFKLAFEHFCIHAGGRAVLDEIEKNLDLSEWHMEPSRMTLNRFGNTSSSSLWYELAYSEAKGRIKRGDRTWQIAFGSGFKCNSAVWKALRTIDPVEKSNPWSDEIHEFPVAVPRITPVTSS
- the LOC106410304 gene encoding vegetative cell wall protein gp1, whose translation is MSQSCVMSLVSANVMRSFFLCSSKSKPCSTRLIAASKSVKRVRRFMSLTYSLPRFDFVGQTGPPEIQFPGGTPLEEELPSRPSRGPEWAPLEVPELPNIPEINPSETPPEVTTVPSDPPPVGPPLSPGPEFPVPPLPSPPMPDTPNPPAPERPPDVVPPNWEPPRPPDIVPPEIPPPGIDPPPPMGPTII